One region of Wyeomyia smithii strain HCP4-BCI-WySm-NY-G18 chromosome 3, ASM2978416v1, whole genome shotgun sequence genomic DNA includes:
- the LOC129732764 gene encoding uncharacterized protein LOC129732764 translates to MKAFIVFSMIMAIISLGATDESLREKRRILDDHHDYDEQYESHSNYEDETHHQNDLSHEWESKKEIKHFVTKKVPVPYPVEVEKHVPVPVKVPYQVQIEKKVPVLVEKKYPVYIEKKVPVHVDRPVPYPVKVEVPVYQKEYVHVPKPYTVHVDKPYPVYVNQPIYVEKPVPVTVYIKKHHKKWFWN, encoded by the exons ATGAAG GCGTTTATCGTGTTCTCAATGATTATGGCGATTATCAGCTTAGGGGCTACTGATGAGTCCCTACGGGAGAAACGCCGTATACTGGATGATCATCACGATTATGACGAGCAATACGAGTCGCACAGCAATTACGAAGACGAGACACATCACCAAAACGATTTAAGCCACGAATGGGAATCgaagaaagagattaaacattttGTCACCAAGAAAGTACCAGTGCCTTACCCGGTGGAAGTTGAAAAGCACGTACCAGTGCCGGTGAAAGTTCCTTATCAAGTGCAAATCGAAAAGAAAGTTCCCGTTTTGGTAGAGAAGAAGTATCCGGTTTACATCGAGAAAAAAGTGCCCGTCCACGTGGACCGTCCCGTGCCATATCCCGTGAAGGTCGAAGTTCCTGTCTATCAGAAGGAGTACGTCCATGTTCCGAAACCGTACACAGTTCATGTTGACAAGCCTTATCCAGTGTATGTGAATCAACCGATCTACGTCGAAAAACCAGTACCAGTAACTGTATATATTAAGAAACACCACAAAAAGTGGTTCTGGAACTGA